The sequence GCCGGTGTCGTGCGTCACGTCGGCGGAGATTTGCAGGGCGTGATGACCCTTGCCGCCGGGCGGGGCGTCATCGATGAACCGCATCGGCTTTAGATCGCGATTGCTCACATCGCTCCAACGCCGCGCCATCGCCGCCAGGTCGTCCTCCTCGAAATCCTCCGCAAGCACCACATGCGGATCGTTCGCAATGCCGACATCGCCCGGATACATCGCCGCCAAACCCGGCCCTTCGGGAAGATCCTCCGCGCGGACGGCGGGAGCCAGCGCCAGCGACATGACCAAGCCGACGACGCATATGCAAGGCATCAGCGTTTTCATCGCGGTGTCTCCGACGCCTGAACGGGAACGATCGTGAAACGCTCTTGCCCGGCCTTGTCGCCGGGTTCCTCGGGGATGATTCTAACACGAACGTTCCGCCGGTCGTCAGTAAAACACGTACCACTGCTGGGACTGTCGGAGGGCGAAGTCGTCGAAGGTTCGATGTTCGGCGTGACCATCGGGATAGGCGGCGTTGATCGACTCGACGCCTCCGACGGCGGAGACGCGGCCGGTGTCGTAGGCGTGTCCGCCGCGGATCAAGTCGCGTGCGGTGGACGGGCCTTCGAGCGGATAGATGTAAAGCAGGTCGGAGATGAGCGGATGGCCGCCTTTGCCGAGCTGGCTGACGCGCGTGGGCCAGTCATCGGTGGCCTGCACATCGAAGACGCCGGTGACCGGATCGCGATTGTGCGGCTCGTAGCCGTTGTTGCACTTGGTGGGGACCCAATACAGGAACTGCCCGATCGTCAGCGTGGCGTTGTACTGCATGGCGGCGGCGATGGCGTTGTCATCGTGCGTATCGAGCACGCTCTGCGGCACGTTGTACTGCGGACGGAACGGCGACCAGCCCGAAGTGAGCGGCCTCAGCGGGCAGCCCCACAGTTCCCATCCCGCGCCGTACTTGCCGAGCATCGGCAGAAACTGCGGATTGCAGCCCCATGGGTTAAGCCCGATGGAGGCGTTGATCGGGATGGTGGGATACCAACCCTGAAAGTCCGCCGCGTAGCGGAGCATCGCGACGACCATTTGCCGATCGTTCGACGCGCACACCGTTTCGCGCGCGACGAAGCGGGCTCGCTTCAGGGCCGGCACAAGTATCGCCGCCAGCACCGCGATGATCACCGTGACGACGAGCAGTTCGATCAGACTGAACGCGCGAGGACGCATGGTTGAATCCCGTAGCCGCCGCTCAACAAGCGGCGCGACGCGCGACACGTTGGGTCGCCGCTATTTGCGACGGCGCATCGCGAGCAGCGCCATCAGACCCAGACCGGCGGGCAGCGCCATCGGCGCGGGGACGACCGCGACGACGGTGAGGATGACGTCCTGATTGGCGTTGGCTGTTGAGAGCGTGGCGCTGAACGCGCCGATGGTGCCGGTGAGACTCGAGCCGAGCGTGCCGCTGATGGTCTGAGCGGTGTCAAAGAGCGTGTAGACGCCCGGGCCGAAGCCGGTGACGGGGGTGAAGGCGAAGTCGTCGAAATTCAGCAGACCCGAACCGATGGTCAGGATGCCGGAGGTGAGGACGACCTTGTCGCTGGTGGAGCCCAGTTCAAAGAGCATGGAGGGGGAGGCGTTGCTGAGGGCTCCGGAGATGTCGAGGGTGCTGCCGAGGGTGAGCATGCCGGGGGAGTTTCCGGGGGCGAGTTTGCCGCCGCTATCGACAGTGACGGCGGCGGCGATGGAGCCCGACCCGCCGAGCGTCGCGCCGGACTGGATGGTGAAGGCGCCGGAGCCGGTGTTGGTTCCGTTGGCCAGGAGCGTTCCGGCGGTGACGAGGGTCTGACCGGCGTAGTTGTTGGTGCCGGTGAGGATGAGCGTACCGCTGGTGGACTTGGTGAGTGTTCCGCCGCTGTTGAGGGCGCCGAGGTTGGAGAGGGTTCCGGACTTGGCGTTGAAGGTGATCGCATCGGAGCCGCCGATGGCGAAGCCGGCCATGTTCAGGGATGCGCCATCGAGATTGATGATGGAGCTGACGGTTCCGGTGGAGGCGGGTCGGGAGATGTTGCCGGCGAGCGTGACGTTGCCGCCGGTGAGGTTGAGGGTAGCGCTGGCGGCGCCGGTGCCGACGGTGCCGGAGTTCTGGCCCATGGAGATGGAGCCGATGTTGGCGATGCCGCCGCCGATGTTGAGGACGGCGGTGACGCCGTTGGCGTTGTTGACGTTGGTGCGTTTGCCCATCGAGACGGCGGTGACGTCGAGGGTTCCGTTGTCGAAGCTGAAGGTGCCGGACGTGGCGAGCGTGCCGGTGTTGGCGGAGGCCAGGACACGGTTGCCGACGTTGAGGTTGTTGAGCCGGAGGTCGGCGGCGTGGCCAGCGACATCGAAGAGTCCGGTGATGAGGGAGCCGGTGACGTTGGTGACGTTGGCGACGTTGAGGTCGGCGCGCCCGTTGACGGTGTCCGCGGCGGTGCGGATTTTGAGCGTGCCGGTGGTGGTATTAAAGGAGATTTCACCGGACCCGCGGTTGCCGCCGGAGGGGGCGGAGCCGAGGTTGATGGTGTTGGCATTGATGATCTGGGTGCCGGAGCCGAGCTTGAGGGTGCTGGTGTCGGTGGCCGGGGTGGTGCCGCCGAGCTGGAGTGCGGTGGTGGTGAGTGTGCTGGCGGCGGCGAACTTGACGGTCCACGGGGCGGCGGCGGCCGACGTGCCTTGGGGTCCGACGATGAAGCTGCCCGTGCCGGTGTTGGCGGTGAAGACGGCCAGTCCGCTCATGTCGAGGATGCCGGTGTTGGAAAGCGTGCTTCCGCCCTCACCGATGCGGATGTTGGCGGAGCTGTTGATGGCGAAAGTTCCGCCGCCGGAGATGGTGACCTGCGTGACCTGCGGTCCGGCGATGGCGGCGCTGAGACCGAACGAGCGCGTGCCGTCGGTGCCGTTGACGGTGAGCGTGACGCCGGTGTTGATCTGGGTGTTTTGCCAGTTGGAGGAGGAGGTGGGCGCGTATCGCAGCGATCGAATCGTGCGGTTGGCGTCGACGATGTTGTTGACGGTGGAGGAATTGGCGGCGGCGTCGGTGTCGCCGAAGATCGCGTCATCGCCCGAGCCGGGCGCGGCGGAGCCGGACCAGTTGCCGCCGGCCCCGCCGGTGGACCAGAAGTCATTGGCGGCGCTGCCGCCGTTCCATGTGACGCTGGCGGCTCGGGCGCCGGAGGAGGCGGTCAGTGCGATCATCGCGACGGGGATCAGAAGTCGGTTCATGCGGGTTTTCATGTTTCATCTCCTGCGGAAAGCTCAGGGAGGGCCCTTCCTGAGCTTCGGGTTGTTCAGTCACGACGGCGCGTGAGGGTCATCGCCAACAACAGCGCCAGCCCGGCGGGCAGCGCGGCGGGGGCGGGGATCGTGATGACCAGGTTGTGAATCTCGGTGGCGCTCAGCGCGGTGTTGTAGATTCGGATGTCATCGTAGGAGCCGGCGGTGACGACGGTGCCGTTGTAGGCGCTGGCGAGGCGCTGGGTGAAGTTGCTCGCCTGCGTGGTGAGATTGGCGATGCCGGTGATGGCGCGGGTGGTCTGCACGCCGGCGGAGGCGGGGTTGACGTCGATCGCCGATCCGTCGAGGTAGATACTGAAGAAGGAATTGGAGCCGTCGTTATCGAGCACGAGGGCGATGTGATGCCAGGCGTTGTCATTGAAGCCGGTGGTGACGCCGGAGTTGTACCAGGTGCCGTTCCAATGGACGCCGATGCCCGATGCGGCCCCGCCGTCGTTGGCGTCGCCGCTGGTGCTGGTGTTCAGGGACCAGACGAATCGGGTGGAGAGCTGATCGAAGAGGTAGCCGGTGCCGGTGCCTTTGTACCACATGGCGATGGTGAAGGTCCCGGAGCCGCCGGTGCTGATGCCGCCGTTGGAGTTGTCGACGGCGATGCTGTTGGCGGAGACGACGAGGGCTTCGTTGGCCTGTCCGAGGTGGTCGGTGGTGAGTGCGAAGCTGCCGCCGCCGCTGCGGTATCCATCGCTGATCTGCGTGGCGCTGACGTCGTCGACGATGTTGGTGTGCACGGTCGAGGAATTGATCGTGTAGTGCAGGATGAGAGCCGCGCGGGCGTCGACGGCGAGGGCGGATGCGATCACCAGAGCGGTCAGGAGTCGGACGGTTAAAGCGTGATTCAATGTTCCATTCCTTTTGTGCGGGACCTTCAGTCGTTTTTCTCCAGTGACGGAACATCCGTGACGGATTTTGCGGACGAACGGATCGGCGTTTGGATGCGGTCTTCGGAAAGGCCGGTCGACGGTTCGAAGACGCGGCGGTAGGCGAAGCCGAGGTAGCGTGCTCGGGCGACGTGCGGGACGTCGTCCACTTCGACGCTCAGCGACCGGCCGGTGACTTTGCCGAGCGGGGCGCGGCACAGGTGCAGGCCGATTTTGTTGGTTTCGATGATGTCGCCATTGGCGGCGAAAGTCTTGTAGACGTTGCTGCCGGGGAGCCGGGCGCGAAGGGGCCAGGCGGCGGCGGGTTGCGTGGTGTTCGATGCCCAGAGGAGGAAGACTTCGTAGGTTCCATCGTCGAGCCCGTTGACGGTCGTGCGAATGGCGGGGGCGTCCTCGGTATAGGAGGACGATTCCCAGACCATGGCGTTGGGCATCGCGTCGAAGCCCTGCTCCAGCGGCGACGAGCCCCAGAGACGGTCCGTATTGATGCGGCTCGCGCCGGCGTTGGCGTTGTCATTGGACCAGGTCGTCGTCAGGCCGTCGGCGATGTTGACGGTATTGCCGCCGGGTCCGGCGGTGGCGTTGACGTAGGTGAAGTCGGTGCGGAGCGAACGGAGGGAGCCGTCGGCGGCGAGAGTCGCGATGAAGTCCGGTCGCAGGGTGTACGCAGAACTTCCGCCGGTGATTTCGAGCATGACGCGGCCTTCGGTGACGCGCACCTGGCATTCGCCGGCGGGGAGGGTCTGAGCGGAAAAGCGCGTGCCCAGGTCGATGGCTTTGGCCCCGCCGGGCAGGTCGACGGCGAACCCGCGCGCTTCGGGGCGGACGTAGGCGTCGATGCGACCGGAGATGAGACGTGCGCGATTGGGTCCGGTCATTTCAAATTCGCAAGGCCCGGTCAGGTCGACGACGGCGGCGGAGGTGAACATCACCTGCGCATGACCGGCGGCGAGTCGAATCGGGCCGATCGTCAGTTCGCTGCCGAGGTTCATCGCGCCGGCCGACGCATCGAAACGCGCATCGTCCGAGAGGTCCGAGAGAATCGCCACATGCGGAACCGCGCCGGCCGCATCACCGCTCCGCGCCGGCGCAGCATCGCGCTGGCTGACCACGCTGATCGCCGCCAGCACGCCGAGCATCACGCACGCCGCCGCGGCGCACACGGCCCATCGCCCGACGGTCCAACCCGCCGGCGTGGCGTCGGCCGCGGTAGTCGTCGGCGCCGCCGCGATGGCGCTCCGCCGCATGCCGCAGTGCAGCATCATCATGGCAAAGTACGCCGCCCGCACCGCCGGATCATCGCGCAGCGCCGCATCGAGCTGACGCCGCGCCTCGTCATCGAGTCGGCCGTCGAGCAGCGCGGAGATCCGCTGCTGCCAATGGTCCACGTCATGGGCGGCGATGGTCATGATCGGCCCCCGTTCAGTCGCGCCTCGACGCACTTGGCCAGCGCTTTGCGAATGCGGAACAGTGATTGATCGACGGCGTTGGCGGTCATGCTCATGGCGTCGGCGATGTGCGCGACGACTTCGTTGTCGAAATACCGCCGGCGGAGAATCGCACGCTGCCGATCGCTCAGCCGTTCGATGCACTGGTGCAGCGCGGCCGTGGTCTCGTCGAGCCCGGACAAATTCGCGTCCGCTTCGGCGGCGAGGATGTCGAATGTGGCGGCGTCAAACACATGCCGGTCGCGGCTCTGTTTGGTGCGGAAGGCCTTGACCTCGAAGCGCACCGTCGCCGCCGCCCAGGCCATGAAATCTGTCCCCCGCACGAAGTCGTCCGCCTTCGCACAGAGCACCACATTCACCTGCTGCACCACTTCCTCCGCCGCCCCCGGCTCGCCCGTCAGCATCAGCGCATAGGCGTAAATCCGATGCTGAAACCGGGCAAGTGTGGTCGCAAATTCATTGTCAACCGCCATTTACAATCTCCGCGGTCGCCGCCGCCCCCGGGGCGCAGCGCATCCCGCCGCCAAGATACAGCATCCGACGGGCAAACCTTACGGGCCGTCGAATAAACAATTGGGACCTCTGAAAAATTGAACCACCAAGGCGCCAAGGTCACCAAGGAATGCGTTGTTGAGTTCAAAACCCTGATTTCATCTTGGCGTTCTTGGTGCCTTGGTGGTTATTCAGAGGCCTTAATTGAATGCTCTGAATTTCCTCTCTCGCGTCCTCGTCAAGTCGCTTGCGGCTTAGCAATCTTCGTTTTGCGACGTGACCGCTTGGCCATTGAGAGTTCACTCTTGTCCACGCTGGTGGTGGAACGGCTCAGCTCATCACCGCCCCGACCGACGCGCCGTGAACGTCCGTCAGCCGGAAGTGCCGGCCCTGGTACTGATAGGTCAGCTTTTCGTGATGGATGCCCAAGAGGTTCAGGATCGTGGCCTGAAGGTCGTAGACGCTCACCGGGTCGGTGGCGACGTTGTAGCCGAAGTCGTCGGTCGAGCCGTGCACGTAACCGGGCTTGACCCCGCCGCCGGCCATCCAGAGGGTGAAACAGCGCGGGTGATGATCGCGCCCCGTGCCGTCGGTCTTGTTCACATCGCCCTGGCTGAAAACCGTCCGTCCGAATTCGCCGCCCCAGATGACCAGCGTGTCGTCGAGCAGCCCGCGCTGCTCCAGAT is a genomic window of Planctomycetota bacterium containing:
- a CDS encoding prepilin-type N-terminal cleavage/methylation domain-containing protein, with translation MRPRAFSLIELLVVTVIIAVLAAILVPALKRARFVARETVCASNDRQMVVAMLRYAADFQGWYPTIPINASIGLNPWGCNPQFLPMLGKYGAGWELWGCPLRPLTSGWSPFRPQYNVPQSVLDTHDDNAIAAAMQYNATLTIGQFLYWVPTKCNNGYEPHNRDPVTGVFDVQATDDWPTRVSQLGKGGHPLISDLLYIYPLEGPSTARDLIRGGHAYDTGRVSAVGGVESINAAYPDGHAEHRTFDDFALRQSQQWYVFY
- a CDS encoding sigma-70 family RNA polymerase sigma factor, producing MAVDNEFATTLARFQHRIYAYALMLTGEPGAAEEVVQQVNVVLCAKADDFVRGTDFMAWAAATVRFEVKAFRTKQSRDRHVFDAATFDILAAEADANLSGLDETTAALHQCIERLSDRQRAILRRRYFDNEVVAHIADAMSMTANAVDQSLFRIRKALAKCVEARLNGGRS